GCAAGTACGTGGAACGCGGCACCATCGACGTTGGCATTGCCGGCCGCGACTGGATCCGCGAGAACGAGTCCGATGTCATCGAAGTCTGCGAGATGGTCTACTCCAAGGTCTCCCGCCGTCCCGCCCGCTGGGTGCTGGTCGTGAACGGCGACTCCAAGATTCAGGGGCCCGAGGACCTGCGTGGCGGCACCATCTCCACCGAGCTTGTCGGCTTCACCAAGCGCTACTTCGCCGAGAGAAACATCCCCGTCACCGTCGAGTTCTCTTGGGGTGCCACCGAGGCGAAGGTTGTCGAGGGCCTCTGCGACGCCATCGTTGAAGTAACGGAGACTGGTTCCACCATCAAGGCCAACGGTCTCAGGATCGTCACCGAGCTGATGGAATCTGTCCCGGTCATGGTCGTCAACAAGGCCGCCTGGGAAGATCCCTGGAAGCG
This window of the Geomonas agri genome carries:
- the hisG gene encoding ATP phosphoribosyltransferase, yielding MEKLKLGIPKGSLENATVDLFKKAGWQISISSRSYFPGIDDDEIKCSLIRPQEMGKYVERGTIDVGIAGRDWIRENESDVIEVCEMVYSKVSRRPARWVLVVNGDSKIQGPEDLRGGTISTELVGFTKRYFAERNIPVTVEFSWGATEAKVVEGLCDAIVEVTETGSTIKANGLRIVTELMESVPVMVVNKAAWEDPWKRAKIEQIATLLQSSLRAEGMVGLKMNAPKEKVAEITAVIPSLKSPTVANHYNSDWVSIESIMPEQEVRRIVPELIKLGAEGIVEYSLNKII